The genomic region TTATAAACGGGAGATTTATCGTCTTGCAGATAATGCGGAGCCATAAGCTTGATTTAGTGAGGCTTGACAATATATACCGTTGTAGTTATAATTATTATCAATGTATTTGTTCGGATTTATTTTTTGTTTTATTTGATCGGAATCAACTAAACATTAATGGTGTTCTATAGGGGTCTTAAAAAACCCCTATATTTTGCTGCTGTGATTTACATATCATTGTAAATTTATTTTGAACGGGGGATTATATGGCTGAAATTTCGGCAAAAGAAGATATTGTTAAAAAGAAAAAAAATAATTACAGGTATTATAAACGAAAAAAAGTACAAACTGCTGAGACTGATTTAGTTAATGACAATATTAAATCACAAAAAATACAGAATACAGTAAAGCCTGCGCAAAAGCAAAATGCCAAGAATTCTAATGCTTCTAAAGGGCATAATGAGGATGTCACATTTAAAGAGAAACTACGCGTTATACCGCTTGGTGGCCTTGATGAAATAGGGAAAAATACAACTGTTTTGGAATACGGCGACGAAATGATAGTAATAGATGCTGGTTTAGCATTTCCAAGCGGAGATATGCTCGGGATAGATCTTGTTATTCCTGATTACAAATATCTGGTTAGTAATTATGAGAAAATAAAGGCGGTTATATTAACTCATGGACATGAAGATCATATAGGTGGATTGCCCTATCTTCTCAAACAGATAAATGTGCCTGTTTACGGAACAAGGCTTACTTTGGGAATCGTGCGTGCTAAACTTGAGGAGCATAAGCTTAAAAAAATTAAACTGCACGAAGTAAAAGCCGGTTCTACTATTACACTTGGTAAATTTAAAATTGAATTTATTCATACAAATCACTCAATTCCGGATTCAACAGCACTATCAATTACGACTCCTGTAGGAATTGTTATTTTTACAGGTGATTTCAAAATTGATACAACTCCTATAGACGGAGGAATGATCGATCTTGCCCGATTCGGAGAATTAGGTAAGAAAGGTGTACTTGCGCTATTTTCTGATTCAACAAATGCTGAACGGCCTGGCATGGCGATGAGCGAGAAGGTTGTTGGCGAGGCCTTTGACAACTTATTTAAAACTAATACTAAACGGATAATAGTAGCTACATTTGCTTCTAATGTCCACAGAGTTCAACAGGTCATTGACGCTGCAGTCAAATTCGGGCGAAAGGTTGCAGTTTCAGGCAGAAGCATGGTTAATATCATTAAAGTTGCTTCAGAGCTTGGCATGATGAATATTCCAGATGGGACAATGATTGACCTTTCAATGATTTCACGTTATACGGATGATAAATTGGTATTGATCACAACAGGCAGCCAGGGAGAACCTATGTCAGCACTTGCAAGAATGGCTTCCTCTGACCACCGTAACGTTGAAATAGGTCCGAATGACATGGTTATTATCTCAGCCAATCCAATTCCTGGTAACGAAAAAACAGTTTCAAAGGTCGTAAACGAGCTTATTAAACTTGTCGCGGAATTTATATCCGAAAGACTTCGCGAGATACATGTTTCAGGTCATGCTTGTCAAGAAGAGCTGAAGATGATGATATCACTTGTTAGACCGAAATTTTTCGTGCCGATACATGGTGAATATAAGCATATCTATAAGCATGCTCAGCTTGCAAAAAGGCTTGGTTACACCAATGATAATATTATAATGATGGAAACAGGAAAGGTATTGGAATTTACTGAAAGTACAGCAAAAATCAATGGCAGCGTTCCCAGCGGCGCAGTTTTAATTGATGGCCTTGGCGTGGGAGACGTTGGCAATATTGTCTTGCGTGATAGAAAATTATTATCTGAAGACGGATTGATAATAATTGTTGCTTCAATAGATGCGGCAACTGGGCAGCTTTTAGCAGGCCCCGATATTGTATCACGTGGGTTTGTTTATGTGCGTGAAGCTGAAGATATGATAGAAACAGCACGTAAAATAGCAAGAGATATTTTTGAAAAATACGAAAAAAATTATACACGCGATTGGCAGGCACTTAAAAGTGAAGTGAAGGATGAACTATCGCGGTATCTTTATTCGAAAACCAAAAGAAGCCCTATGATTTTACCTGTTATTATGGATATTTAAAAGGTGGCCTAAAGCCATCTTTTATTTAAATTTTGATGTTTTTTCTATTTTTCGAAATTAAAAAAATATTATTTCAATATAATAAATACCATGATATAATACTATATTAATCACACAACGTATTTGGAGAGTGAACATTTGGAAAAGACAGATAACAGATATCAAGGGATTGCAGTATTTGCATCTATTTTTTATATTATTGCCTGCCTTATGATCATAATGCCCGGAACGCAAGTATTCGGGGTCGTGTTTTCTGCTGTATGCGGGGTTACACTCATTGCCGGCGGAAGATATAAAATCCTAACGATTGCGACGGTTGCTTTAACTGCGTACAGTTTTTTTGGCGCAAAGAATTTAGCAGGTGCTCTCTGTATTTTACTGATAATTTTTCCGCTCTCGATTATCATGGGCCTAGGTGCTGTAAAAAAGACTGATATTAAAATACTGACGGTTTTTGGTGCTGAACTTTTAACTGCAGCAGCACTTGGGATAATTGCGTATGTTGTATTTAAAATTAACGGTAAACTTACGATAACTGATTTGCGCTCATTTATAAATAATTTAATCGACGGAATCTCACAGTCGTATGCTGGACTCATGCGCTCTATGCTTACGGGCAATCCATCTGCGGCTCAGCAAAACGAGATAAACAGCATTGCAAAGCTGCTAAAACAAACGCTCGGAATAGAATTTCCAGGAATCATAATTGTAATTGCGACTGTCACATCATTTGCTGCGGCAGTTGTTGCACGCGCGACAGATAAAATAGTAAGCGGCGATAAACGTAAATTACTGGAGGATTTTCGAGTATCACGTGCAGGGGCTGTTTTGGTTATAATCGCTATGATTGCAAGCGTATTTTTGGGAAATTTCGCAAATGTAATGCTGTATAATTTCGTATTTGTCATGACTCCGGCATTTATACTTGAGGGGATTTTATATTTAATCAGGTTATTCAAAAATGGTATGTTAATACGATCACCTTTGATGTTTTATATCATCGTTTTTGGACTGTTTTTTATAGGTGTTATGAAGCTAATCGTATTTTTCGGTCTCTATGATGCACTTCGTATTAATTGGTCAAAGTTAATTAAGCGACCAGATGACGAAGACTTTTGATTTTTTCATATAAGAGAGGGGGATTTATGAGAAAAATTCAAAAGGGGAAGTTAAAAAATAACATTATAATATCTTTATCTTTTTTGATTTTAATAATCATTGGATATTTCTTTGGATTAGTCGCTGGAACAGGTTTTCTTTTTGGAATAATTGCCAGCTTATCAGTTTATATTGTTTTTACAGCTCTTCCTGTGGGAAAATTAAATGCATTTATGAATAAACTTCCCGCAGATATTACTGCCAACGCTGGAAATGCGTTAGTAAAATCTCCTTTTCCTATTGCTGTTGTAAGTGCTGACGGAACCATTGTTTGGGTTAATGACGCTTTTTCGAGAACAATTTCAAAAAAAGCGTTTTTTGGTAAAAAAATTAATGAATTCGAACAGGGTGTAGATATAGCAAAGGTAAAAAAAGATACATTGGCTTCAGGAGTGCATGTCACAGTTGGAGAAAATGATAAAAAGTTTATCATCTTTGGAATACCTGTTTATAATGAAAACAAGGAAAATGTTCCTGACCAGCAGATGTATGTTCTATATTTTGAGGAAGAAACAGAGTTTGTAAACCTAAGCAAGCTCTACAGAGACAGCAGGCCAGTTACTGGACTGGTTTTAATAGATAATTATGATGAGGTTGCCGCTTTTGCTAGAAGCCGTGATAAGTCAGGGGTAATGGCCGAAATAGACAAACAGATAAGCGAATGGGCTGAAGGAGCATGTGCTCTGTTCAGACAGATGGACAATAACAGGTATATAATAGTATTTGAAGAAAAATATCTAGATCAAATTAAAGAGTCCAAATTCGGTATACTTGATTCTATAAGAAAAATAACAATTGACAAAACCCCTGTGACCATATCTATCGGCATTGGCACTGAAGGTGCTACATTTGCCCAAAGCTATGAATTTGCGGCTCAAGCACTTGATATGGCTTTGGGTAGAGGCGGAGATCAGGCGGTAATAAAAACCAAAAATAACTATGAATTTTACGGCGGACGCTCTAAAGGCGTTGAAAAAAGAACAAAGGTCAAATCACGTGTAATAGCGGATTCATTGATGGCGCTTATTGAAAATAGCGATAATGTCCTCGTTATGGGACATAAATACGCAGATTTTGACGCTGTCGGTGCAAGTGTAGGTATTGCGCGCATATCTAAGGTTGCCGGCAAGCGTGTTAACATAGTATGCAACAGGAGCACCAACCTTGCAATGCCTTTAATTGAAAACTTGGAGAAAATGCCTGATTATGAAGGCGTGTTCGTTGATCCGCTTACGGGGCTCGATCTCCTTCGCTTAAAAACATTGCTTGTAGTTTGTGATGTTCACAGCCTTCATTATGTTGAGTTTGCAGATATAGTAAAAAATGCTGCTAATATCGTTGTAATTGATCATCACAGGAAAATGACAGATTATATAGAAAACGCGGTATTGAATTATCACGAACCCTATGCTTCATCAACAAGTGAAATCGTAACCGAGCTAGTTCAATATATTGATGGTGAAGGAACACTTCTCAGTGACGAGGCATCAGCACTTCTTGCAGGAATTGTGCTCGACACCAAAAACTTCTTTTTTAAAACAGGGTTCAGAACTTTTGAAGCTGCAGCCTATCTCAGAAAAGCCGGCGCTGATCCTATGGAGGTCAAAAAGACATTCCAAAGCGATTTCGACAGTTATGTAAGAAAGACAGAATTCATACAAAATGCTGACTTTTATAAGGATAAAATCGCCATTTCAATATGGAATGGAGAACCGTTTGAAGATGCAAAAACTGTTATGGCACAGGCGGCGGATGAGCTTCTTTCCATTGAAGGAGTTGAAGCATCCTTTGTATTATATATGGTCGGCGATAATGTTCATATATCAAGCCGGTCGTTAGGCACCATCAATGTTCAGAGTATTATGGAATATTTAGGCGGCGGCGGGCACATGACTAACGCCGGCGTTCAGGTAAGCGGCACCTTAGACGAAGCAAAAATAAAACTGATCGCGGCAATAGACCGCTATCTGGCAGAGAATAACGGAGGTTAACATGAAAGTAATTTTGCAGGCAGATGTTAAAGGAACGGGTAAAAAAGGTCAGCTAGTCAATGTCAGCGACGGATATGCTCGAAATTTTCTTTTCCCCAAAAAACTTGCTACTGAGGCTAACGACACAAATATAAGCAAGCTGAAAGCACAAGAGGAAGCGGTAAAATTCCGTTTAGAGACAGAAAAGAAAGAGGCAAGAGAACTTGCCGGTAAACTTGAAGGAAAAACTGTTAAAATTGCAGCTAAAGGCGGAGAACAAGGTAAATTATTTGGTTCTGTCACATCCAAAGAGATAAGCGAAGAGCTTTCAAAACAATTTGGACTTGTCATTGACAAAAAGAAGATCGTATTAAATGACGATATCAAGCATTTTGGAACCGTTGAGGTCGAAGCAAAAATATATCCCGAAATATCCGCTAAATTTTTTGTTATGGTTTATGCTGCTTAATAAAAATAGGAGGCTGAAATGGCTGAAGAAATGAATATTTCAAGAGTGCCGTTCAGCCTTGAGGCTGAACAGGCAGTTCTTGGAGCGGTACTTATTGACCCGGACAGCATGAATGATGTTGCCGACATGCTTACGCCGCAGGATTTTTATATAGAGCAGAATGCTCAAATTTATGAAATAATGTACGGCATGTACACAGATAACCAAACGGTGGATGTCGTAACCCTGCTTGAGGGTATGAAAACGGCCGGAGTCTATGAAGAAGGTCAAAGCAAAAAATACGTGCTGCAGCTGGCAGAATTCGTGCCTACAAGCAGTAATATAAAAAAGTATGCACGTATAGTCTGGGAAAAATCACTGATGCGAGGTCTTATTGGAGCAGCTGGAGAAATCATAGATATGTGCTCAGAAGAGAGTGATGAGTTTGCAAGTATCCTCGACGCTTCTGAACAGAAAATCTATGATATTACGAACGGGCGAAAAAGTTATGAGTTCACGCCTATGCTTCAAATCGTATCTGATACATACCAGCGTATCAGTGATGCAGCAAGCGGCAATAATGACAAATATAAAGGCATTTCAACCGGGCTGTCTGATTTGGACGAAATAATATCAGGACTGAACAGGTCCGATTTGATAGTTATTGCGGCTCGTCCTGGTGTCGGAAAAACATCACTTGCTATGAACATTGCTCAATATGCCGCAACGAAAGACGGTAAGAAAGCTGCGGTATTTTCACTTGAAATGTCAAAGGAGCAGCTTGTAGCCCGTATGCTTGCTACACAATCCCGTATTCCGAGCACAAGACTTATGCGAGGCGATATAAGGGGGGACGAATGGGATAGGCTGACTGAGGCCGTTGATATGCTTGTTAAATGCAAACTGAGAATAGATGATAACCCTTCAGTAACAATTGCTGAGATGAAGGCAAAGATCCGACGCGAAAAAAATGTCGATCTTTTAATAATAGACTATTTACAGCTGATGCATTCTTCACGCCGTTCTGAAAACAGGGTAATCGAGGTTGCGGAGATAACGCGAAGCCTTAAAATAATGGCAAAGGAACTAAATATTCCAGTTGTTGTTTTGTCACAGCTTTCACGTGGCTCTGAGTCAAGAAATGAGCCTGTCTTGTCAGACCTTCGCGAATCCGGCGCAATAGAACAGGATGCGGATATAGTACTTATGCTCTATCGTGATGAAAATCCGGCTGATGAACAGGTCAGCATTGCTAAATGTAAAATTGCTAAAAACAGGCATGGCAGAACTGATACAATAGAGTTATACTGGGATGGAGAACTTACCCAGTTCAAAAACGTGGACAAGGTACACAATGAGTAAAAGAAACTTTGAAAAAAATCTGCTTAATATTATTCAAAAAGAAAAACTTGTTTATTCGGGGTGTACTGTTCTTGCTGCTGTTTCAGGAGGCGCTGATTCCACAGCATTGCTGTTAGCGCTGAACTCGGTAAAAGAAGCTGTAGGCTTTACACTTTGTGCAATACATGTCAATCATAATCTTAGAGGCGATGAATCTGACCGGGATGAATTATTTGTAAGGGATTTATGCGAAAAGTTAAAGATACCGCTAAGAGTGGCAAGCTGTAATGTAAAAAGCATAGAAAAGAAATTAAATATTTCAACAGAGCTTGCGGCACGTATAGCAAGATATAATGAATTTATAAATGAAGCCCGGGGATATTCCGGTTGTATCGTTGCAACTGCGCACACTCAGGACGATAACGCTGAAACAATACTTCATAACTTAATACGGGGAACAGGTCTTAAAGGCTTATGCGGAATACCACAGCGAATTGAGAAAGAAAGTATAGTTTTTATCAGGCCATTATTGAAAGTTACACGGAAAGAGATAATTGAGTATCTTGACGCTTATGGGCAAAGTTTTGTAACTGACAGCACAAATGCTGATGAAAAATACACAAGAAACGCAATTAGGCACAATATTAAAGCCTATATCGAGGAACGGCTCAATCCGTCTTTCTCTAGAACGATTTCTAGAATGAGCGAAGGACTGATTGAAGATGAAGAATACCTAAACAGTAAAGCACAAGAGTTTCTAAGCAAGGCACTTATTTATAAAGATGATAATGAAATTATTTTATCCGCTGAAAAAATCAAAGATTTTCATAATGCAATCTCTACCAGGATAATAGCAGTATGTATGAAATCATTAAGCGGCATTGATTATGAAAGATCTCATATTGAAGCGGGTCTGGATATTAGTTCTAAAGAAGGATTTAAAGAAGCCTCCGTTCCGGCAAATCTCAATGTTTATAAAAGCGGAGACAAGCTTGTCTTTAGAAAAGATAATGAAACCCTAGAACCATATTGTAAAGAACTTAAAAAAGGCGAAACATTTATACCTAACATTGGGAAATTTCATGTTTTAAGTCAGGATGATCCAAAAGTTAATTGTTTATTAATAAAAGAAAGAATCAGTTATGATAAAATCAGTAAAAATTTAGTTGTTCGAAGCCGCAGATCCGGGGACAGGATAGTTCTTAACACTTCCGCTGGGGGGAAAACATTAAAAAAATTATTTATTGAACTTAAAATACCAGCTGAGAAAAGAATAAAAATACCGGTTATTTGCGATGGCGATATGCCTATAGCTATTATGGGTTATGGTGTTACACCAATGTACAAACCGGATAAAAACACTAAGGATATAATGATAATTGGGTTGGAGGAGAGCAAACTATGAGTATGATGGACGATATTAAGGAGATTTTGATATCAGAAGAGAAACTTCATGAAAAAATTTCTGAAATGGGTCAAATAATAAGCGAGGATTATAAAGATAAAAATCTTTTGTTGGTTGGGATTTTAAAAGGTTCTGTAATGTTCATGACCGAACTTATGAAAAATATAACTATACCCGCCGCTATCGATTTTATGTCTGTTTCGAGTTATGGGAAAGGTACTAAATCGAGCGGAGTTGTTAAGATAGAAAAGGATCTTGATATAGCACTTGACAAATATGATGTATTAATTGTTGAGGATATTCTTGACAGCGGCATTACTTTGAGTTATATAATGGAAGTACTAAAAAATAAAAACGCAAAAAGCATTGCTCTTGCAACACTGCTCGATAAACCCGACAGACGTAAAATGCCTGTAAAGCTGGATTATGAAGGATTTATAATACCGGACGAATTTGTAGTGGGATATGGACTTGATTATGCAGAGAAATACAGAAATCTTCCCTTTATAGGCATTCTAAAACCATGTGTTTATACAGAGTAACAGGTTGTCCCTGACAGCATTAAAGGAGTGGAATAGTTGAAGATTAATTTAAAAAGTTTCGCATTTTACGCTTTACTTATTTTGGTTATTATTACAGCCATTACATTGCTGGATAGCGCGAATAGCAAAGAAAAACTGAAATATTCTGACATTATTGCTCAGTTTGAAGGTGGCAAAGTACAGGAATTTGTTATTGATGAAAATAACAATCTGACAATGAAGCTGCAGGATAATACCGAGCAGAAATACCGTCTTCCAAGTGCTAACCTATTTTTAAACGATGTTGGCGATTTAATAAAGCAGCAGCGTAGAGACGGAATACTAAAATCATATGATTATGAAGCGGCTCAGCAGCTGCCTGTTTGGGTTTCATTTATACCGTATGCGTTGCTTATATTAGTGTTTGGCGCCATGTGGTATTTTATGATGAGCAATATGAATGGCGGCGGCAGTAAAGCGATGTCTTTTGCCAAGTCTCGCGCAAAGAAAGGCATTGACGAATCACGCAAAAAAACCTTTGACGATGTTGCCGGGGCTGACGAGGAAAAAGAAGAACTTAAGGAAGTAGTCGATTTTCTTAAGAATCCCCGAAAATACATGGAGATAGGCGCGAGGATACCTAAAGGTATATTGCTTGTTGGCCCTCCGGGAACAGGTAAAACTCTTCTTGCACGTGCTGTAGCAGGAGAAGCGGGCGTTCCGTTTTTCTCGATCTCCGGATCTGACTTCGTTGAAATGTTTGTAGGCGTCGGCGCATCACGTGTTCGTGATCTCTTTGAGCAGGCCAAAAAGAATCTGCCATGTATTATTTTTATAGATGAAATTGATGCTGTCGGCAGACATAGAGGAGCCGGACTTGGCGGTGGCCATGATGAACGTGAGCAGACGTTAAATCAGCTGCTTGTTGAAATGGACGGATTCGGAACCAATGAAGGAGTTATAATCATCGCCGCAACAAACCGTCCGGATATCCTTGATCCCGCTTTGCTGCGCCCAGGACGTTTTGACAGACAGATCGTTGTAAATGTCCCTGATATAAAGGGACGTGAGGAGATTTTAAAGGTGCATGCACGCGGGAAGCCGCTTGCACAGGATGTCAATCTCAAAACGATTGCGAAGTCTACTGCCGGATTTACAGGCGCTGACCTAGAAAATTTATTAAATGAAGCTGCTCTGCTGGCAGCCAGGTTGAATACAAAAGTAATTACTGAGAAAAACATTCAGGATGCTACTATTAAGGTAATTGTCGGCCCAGAAAAGAGGTCACGAGTAATTACTGAACGTGAAAACAGACTTACCGCTTATCATGAAGCAGGTCATGCGATCGTAAGCAGATTTCTTGAGACACAGGATCCGGTTCATGAGATTAGTATTATTCCAAGAGGCCGCGCTGGAGGCTATACACTTTCGCTTCCAAAAGAAGATAAGTATTATTCAACACGGCAAGAAATGGAAGATGAAATTGTCGTACTGCTTGGAGGCAGAGCTGCTGAAAAACTGGCACTTACCGATATATCAACCGGTGCGTCAAACGATCTCGAACGTTCTACAAATATCGCACGCCAGATGATTACGAAATACGGTATGAGCGATAAGCTTGGCCCGGTTGTATTCGGCAATCCGCATGAAGAAGTCTTCCTTGGCCGTGATTTCACGACAACAAAAAATATATCAGAATCATTTGCCGCGCAGATAGATAACGAGCTTAAAAACATTATCGACAAGTGCTATGAAAAAGCGATTGGAATTCTTGATAAGTATATGGATAAGCTTCACGTCGTTGCTAAGACACTTCTTGAAAAAGAAAAAATCAGCGGCGAAGAATTTGAAGCGATTTTTAACACTGTTGGTGAACCTGAAGATTCTAACGAAATTTAATAGGCAGAAAATTATTTTCTTGGTATAGAAAGACCTCCTATCGTAAATGATAGGAGGTCTTTATTAGTTTTTAATTTATGCTCCGCAGCATTTTTTATATTTCTTGCCGCTTCCGCAGGGGCAAGGATCATTTCTGCCAACTTTAGGAGTATTGTTTTTCACTGTCTTACTAACCTTTTTTTCATCTCCGGCAAATCCTTCGCCGGTTTCACGAGCAACTTTTTCACGGCGCAACTCTGAATCGCTCTTTATTCTTGCAAGATAAATAAGTCTTACGGTATCTTCTTTGATTGCGTCAGTCATTGCCTCGAACATGTCATAGCTTTCAAATTTATACTCGATGACCGGATCTTGCTGACCATAAGCGCGAAGGCTTACGCCGCTGCGCAAATCGTCCATAGCGTCGATATGATCCATCCAGTTTTTATCGATACATTGCAGAAGTACTACACGCTCAAGCTCTCTCATTACGTCGTTTCCGTATTTCTGTTCCTTTTCGTCGTAAATCTTAAGAGCTTTTTGTTCGAGTTCTTCTATTAAATCATCCTTAGTCAGACCTTCAAGCTGCTCAATGGTATGATAATTTAAGTCTTCAGGCGTAAGGAATAACCCTATAAATGTCTGACGTAATTCATCGATTTTCCAGTCATCCGTGATCTCGCTTCCGCCGGTTGCAAGACTTACGTGGGTAGCAATAACGCTCTTTATCATAGAGATTATATTGTCATGCAGGTTCTCGCCGTCCAGAACTTTTTTACGTTCGCCGTATATTACTTCTCTCTGTTTATTCATGACATCGTCATATTGGAGAACGTTTTTACGGATATCAAAGTTTTTGCCTTCAACTCGTTTTTGAGCTGTTTCTATTGAGTTGGAAAGTATCCCAGCAGCAATAGGAGTTTCGTCGTCCATACCAAGCTTTTCGACTATCGCCTGGACTCTTTCACTTCCGAAAAGACGCATCAGATCGTCTTCAAGTGAAATGTAAAAACGCGATGCACCGGGGTCGCCCTGTCTGCCGGCACGACCGCGAAGCTGGTTATCAATACGTCTGCTTTCGTGCCTCTCGGTTCCGATTATAAATAATCCTCCCGATTCACAGACTTCATCAGCTTCAGCCTTTATTTGCTCTTTGAATTTACTGTTAAGTTCTGAATATTTTTTCCTTGCATCTATAATGTCTGGATTATCAGTCTCACCAAATGAATTAGAAACGTTAATAAGTTCCTCTGTGTATCCTTGTTTTCGCATTTCGTTTTTGGCAAGGAACTCAGCGTTGCCGCCGAGGATTATGTCGGTTCCACGTCCGGCCATGTTAGTTGCAATGGTAACGGCGCCCTTTTTACCAGCCTGTGCAACAATTTCGGCTTCTCTTTCATGCTGTTTAGCATTCAAGACATTATGCTTGATGCCCTGCATACCTAGCAGATGGCTGAGCGTTTCGGATTTTTCAATTGAAATTGTACCCACAAGCACCGGCTGACCTTTTTCATGACAAACCTTTATTTGTTTTACAACTGCATTGAATTTACCGTTTTCTGTTTTGTAAACCTCGTCGTCATAATCTTTTCTGACCATGGGTTTGTTTGTGGGAATTTCAATAACGTCAAGCCCGTAAATTTCTCTGAATTCAGTTTCCTCTGTAAGGGCTGTACCTGTCATACCTGATAACTTATCATAAAGTCTGAAATAATTCTGGAAAGTAATAGTTGCAAGCGTTTTTGATTCATTCTGAACCATTACGTGCTCTTTTGCCTCTATTGCCTGATGAAGACCCTGAGAATACCGGCGGCCGAACATCAAGCGCCCGGTAAATTCATCAACAATTATTATTTCGCCATCTTTTATGACATAATCGACATCACGTTTCATGATACCATGTGCCCTTAATGCCTGATTGATATGGTGAACTAAAGTTGTATTCTCCTGGTCTGACAAAATTTCAACGTTAAAAAACTCTTCCGCTTTTTTAATGCCGGCTTTTGTTAAAGATACATTCTTTCCTTTTTCATCAATAATATAATCGGCGTCAACATCATCCAAAAGTTCTTTTGAATCTTCCTCAAGCACTTTGTAGGGACGGAGACGCTTAACGAAATTATCTGCCTTTTGGTACATTTCAGTTGATTCTTCGCCAACGCCGGAGATAATAAGCGGTGTACGTGCCTCATCGATCAAAATAGAGTCAACCTCGTCGACAATAGCAAAATTGTGACCACGCTGAACCATAAATTCACGGTATGTCACCATGTTGTCACGAAGGTAATCGAATCCAAATTCGTTATTGGTACCATATGTTATGTCAGCATTATATGCGGACTTGCGGTCTTCGACACCATGGATAACGAGTCCGACCGAAAGCCCAAGATATCTGTATACTTTACCCATCCACTCACTGTCACGTTTGGCAAGGTAGTCATTAACTGTTACGATATGAACGCCTTTTCCGGTCAAAGCGTTAAGGTAAGCAGGAAGAGTTGCAACAAGCGTTTTACCTTCACCGGTTTTCATTTCAGAAATACGCCCTTGGTGAAGGACAATACCGCCGATCAGCTGGACTCGAAAGTGCCTCATGCCGAGAACACGCCATGAAGCTTCACGTACGGTTGCAAAAGCAGCCGGAAGTATATCATCAAGTGTTTCTCCTGCTTCAAGACGGCCTTTAAGCCATTCTGTTTTTCCTTTGAGCTCAGATTCTGAAAGCGCCTTATACTGGTCTTCCAATGCCTCTATGCTTTCAACAATATCATCAATACGTTTTAGCTCTCTTGAACTGTGAGAACCAAATATTTTTTCTATAAATTTCAATTTATTCACCTCGTTTTTTAACGCCATAATATTATAATAGTATAACAAAAACAAAATAAATTCAAACAAAATACGTTATTTTATATATTGTTCATATTTTATTCTTGAAGATAAGGGTAAAATCACTTACAATATTATGTGATATTTTTGGCATTTGTGGAGATTTTAATGAAAAAATTAAATATTGTACTATTAGAACCGGAAATTCCTCAAAATACTGGTAACATAGCAAGAACCTGCGCTGCTACCGGAGCATCACTTCACCTTATCAAACCTCTGGGGTTTTCAATAAGCGATAAACAAGTCAAAAGAGCGGGACTCGATTATTGG from Bacillota bacterium harbors:
- the secA gene encoding preprotein translocase subunit SecA, with the protein product MKFIEKIFGSHSSRELKRIDDIVESIEALEDQYKALSESELKGKTEWLKGRLEAGETLDDILPAAFATVREASWRVLGMRHFRVQLIGGIVLHQGRISEMKTGEGKTLVATLPAYLNALTGKGVHIVTVNDYLAKRDSEWMGKVYRYLGLSVGLVIHGVEDRKSAYNADITYGTNNEFGFDYLRDNMVTYREFMVQRGHNFAIVDEVDSILIDEARTPLIISGVGEESTEMYQKADNFVKRLRPYKVLEEDSKELLDDVDADYIIDEKGKNVSLTKAGIKKAEEFFNVEILSDQENTTLVHHINQALRAHGIMKRDVDYVIKDGEIIIVDEFTGRLMFGRRYSQGLHQAIEAKEHVMVQNESKTLATITFQNYFRLYDKLSGMTGTALTEETEFREIYGLDVIEIPTNKPMVRKDYDDEVYKTENGKFNAVVKQIKVCHEKGQPVLVGTISIEKSETLSHLLGMQGIKHNVLNAKQHEREAEIVAQAGKKGAVTIATNMAGRGTDIILGGNAEFLAKNEMRKQGYTEELINVSNSFGETDNPDIIDARKKYSELNSKFKEQIKAEADEVCESGGLFIIGTERHESRRIDNQLRGRAGRQGDPGASRFYISLEDDLMRLFGSERVQAIVEKLGMDDETPIAAGILSNSIETAQKRVEGKNFDIRKNVLQYDDVMNKQREVIYGERKKVLDGENLHDNIISMIKSVIATHVSLATGGSEITDDWKIDELRQTFIGLFLTPEDLNYHTIEQLEGLTKDDLIEELEQKALKIYDEKEQKYGNDVMRELERVVLLQCIDKNWMDHIDAMDDLRSGVSLRAYGQQDPVIEYKFESYDMFEAMTDAIKEDTVRLIYLARIKSDSELRREKVARETGEGFAGDEKKVSKTVKNNTPKVGRNDPCPCGSGKKYKKCCGA